One genomic region from Equus asinus isolate D_3611 breed Donkey chromosome 8, EquAss-T2T_v2, whole genome shotgun sequence encodes:
- the SMTN gene encoding smoothelin isoform X2: MADEALAGLDEGALRKLLEVTVDLAERRRIRSAIRELQRQELEREEEALASKRFRAERQDNKENWLHSQQREAEQRAALAQLAGQLESMSDVEELTALLRGAGEYEERKLIRAAIRRVRAQEIEAATLAGRLYSGRSNSSSREDSKGRATHRLERCEAPEREEQEQQAEVPEPTPTSEGTSRDVTTVTLLLRVPPGDTPSPPASPDSSPTTTSPEPPLEPAEAQCPVAEALDSPEPPSSPPRATSSEPQEPPAAPSTEGQVVNKLLPGPTEPPAAQGPTKGPSDTKRADLAGPRPCQRSLSVLSPRQPAQNREPTPLASGPSPFQRAGSVRDRVRKFTSDSPMAAGLQDGPPRAALSSSTPARLLGPSLISTTPASSSSSSSRGPSDTSSRFSKEQRGTAQPLAQLQSCRREEGPGGRGLAARPLENRAGGPVARSEEASAPLPVAVGTAEPGASMKTTFTIEIKDGRGQASTGRVLLPTGNQRAELTLGLRAPPTLLSTSSGGKSTITHISSPGTLAQLGGVTHVTSFSHASPGSRGGYSIKMEPEPAEPPSAAVEVANGTKQTQVDKAPERRSPLRAEELMTIEDESVLDKMLDQTTDFEERKLIRAALRELRQRKRDQRDKERERRLQEARARPGEGRGNTATETTTRHSQRAADGSAVSTVTKTERVVHSNDGKQTARTTTVESSFVRRSENGGGSTMVQTKTFSSSSSKKMGSIFDREDEASPRPGSLAALEKRQAEKKKELMKAQSLPKTSASQARKAMIEKLEKEGAAGSPGGPRAAVQRSTSFGVPNANSIKQMLLDWCRAKTRGYEHVDIQNFSSSWSDGMAFCALVHNFFPEAFDYGQLSPQNRRQNFEVAFSSAETHADCPQLLDTEDMVRLREPDWKCVYTYLQEFYRCLVQKGLVKTKKP; the protein is encoded by the exons TTGGAGGTCACAGTGGATCTGGCAGAGCGGCGGCGCATCCGCTCGGCCATCCGGGAGTTGCAGCGGCAGGAGCTGGAGCGTGAGGAGGAGGCCCTGGCATCCAAGCGCTTCCGTGCAGAGCGGCAGGACAACAAGGAGAACTGGCTGCA CTCTCAGCAGCGGGAGGCCGAGCAGCGGGCTGCTCTGGCACAGCTGGCGGGGCAGCTGGAGTCCATGAGTGATGTGGAGGAGCTGACAGCACTG CTGCGAGGTGCTGGTGAGTATGAGGAACGCAAGCTGATCCGAGCTGCCATCCGCCGTGTCCGGGCCCAGGAGATTGAGG ctGCCACCTTGGCTGGGAGGTTGTACAGCGGGCGTTCCAACAGCAGCTCAAGAGAGGACAGCAAGGGGCGAGCAACACACAGGCTGGAACGGTGTGAG GCGCCGGAGCGAGAGGAACAGGAACAGCAGGCAGAGGTCCCAGAGCCAACCCCAACCTCTGAAGGCACCAGCCGGGATGTGACCACAGTGACACTCCTGCTGAGGGTCCCACCTGGGGACACACCCAGTCCACCTGCCTCACCCGACAGCTCACCCACCACTACCTCTCCTGAACCTCCACTGGAGCCTGCTGAGGCCCAGTGCCCTGTCGCTGAGGCTCTGGACAGCCCTGAGCCACCCTCCAGCCCACCCAGGGCCACCAGCTCTGAGCCCCAGGAGCCACCAGCGGCCCCCAGCACTGAGGGGCAGGTAGTCAACAAG CTCCTGCCTGGCCCCACAGAGCCCCCTGCTGCCCAAGGCCCCACCAAAGGTCCCTCCGACACAAAGAGAGCAG ACCTGGCTGGACCCCGTCCCTGCCAACGCTCCCTGTCTGTGCTTAGCCCCCGCCAGCCAGCCCAGAACCGAG AACCCACCCCCCTTGCCAGCGGACCTTCCCCGTTCCAGCGGGCTGGCTCCGTGCGGGATCGCGTACGCAAATTCACATCTGATTCTCCTATGGCTGCTGGGCTCCAGGATGGCCCACCCCGGGCGGCCTTAAGTTCTTCGACCCCCGCAaggctcctgggcccctccctcaTCAGcaccacccctgcctcctcctccagcagctcctCACGGGGCCCAAGTGACACCTCCTCCCGGTTCAGCAAGGAACAGCGAGGAacagcccagcccctggcccagctTCAGAGCTGCCGACGGGAGGAGGGCCCCGGGGGGCGGGGCTTGGCTGCCAGGCCCCTTGAAAACAGAGCAGGGGGGCCCGTGGCCCGCTCAGAGGAGGCCAGTGCCCCACTGCCCGTGGCCGTCGGCACTGCCGAACCAGGGGCCAGTATGAAGACCACATTTACCATCGAGATCAAGGATGGCCGAGGCCAGGCCTCCACGGGCCGGGTGCTGCTGCCCACAGGCAACCAGAGGGCAG AACTGACGCTGGGGCTGCGGGCGCCCCCCACCCTCCTCAGCACCAGCAGTGGGGGCAAGAGCACCATCACCCATATCAGCAGCCCTGGGACCCTGGCCCAGCTAGGCGGTGTCACTCACGTCACCAGCTTCAGCCATGCCTCCCCTGGTAGCCGGGGAGGCTACAGCATTAAG atGGAGCCAGAGCCAGCAGAGCCCCCATCTGCAGCAGTGGAAGTAGCCAATGGCACCAAGCAGACCCAAGTGGACAAAGCACCAGAGAGGCGGAGCCCACTGCGTGCTGAGGAGTTGATGACCATTGAGGATGAGAGTGTCCTGGACAAGATG CTGGATCAAACTACAGACTTTGAGGAGCGGAAGCTCATCCGGGCTGCACTACGTGAGCTCCGACAAAGGAAGAGAG ACCAGCGGGACAAGGAACGAGAACGGCGGCTACAAGAGGCACGGGCCCGGCCAGGGGAGGGCCGTGGCAACACAGCCACTGAAACCACCACGCGGCACAGCCAGCGGGCAGCCGACGGCTCAGCTGTCAGCACTGTCACCAAGACTGAGCGGGTCGTCCACTCCA ATGATGGCAAACAGACGGCCCGCACCACCACCGTGGAGTCCAGTTTCGTGAGGCGCTCGGAGA ATGGTGGCGGCAGCACCATGGTGCAAACCAAGACCTTCTCCTCCTCATCATCCAAGAAGATGGGCAG TATCTTCGACCGCGAGGATGAGGCCAGCCCGCGGCCCGGCAGCCTGGCGGCGCTCGAGAAGCGCCAGgcggaaaagaagaaagagctgaTGAAGGCGCAGAGCCTGCCCAAGACCTCGGCCTCCCAGGCGCGCAAGGCCATGATTGAGAAGCTGGAGAAGGAGGGCGCCGCGGG CAGCCCTGGCGGACCCCGCGCAGCCGTGCAGCGCTCCACCAGCTTCGGGGTCCCCAACGCCAACAGCATCAAGCAGATGTTGCTGGACTGGTGCCGAGCCAAGACGCGTGGCTATGAG CACGTGGACATCCAGAACTTCTCCTCGAGTTGGAGTGATGGGATGGCTTTCTGTGCCCTGGTGCACAACTTCTTCCCTGAGGCCTTTGACTACGGGCAGCTCAGCCCGCAGAACCGGCGCCAGAACTTCGAGGTGGCCTTCTCATCCGCCGA gACCCATGCGGACTGCCCGCAGCTCCTGGACACAGAGGACATGGTGCGGCTTCGAGAGCCTGACTGGAAGTGCGTGTACACGTACCTCCAGGAGTTCTACCGCTGTCTGGTCCAGAAGGGGCTGGTAAAAACCAAAAAGCCCTAA
- the SMTN gene encoding smoothelin isoform X1, translated as MADEALAGLDEGALRKLLEVTVDLAERRRIRSAIRELQRQELEREEEALASKRFRAERQDNKENWLHSQQREAEQRAALAQLAGQLESMSDVEELTALLRGAGEYEERKLIRAAIRRVRAQEIEAATLAGRLYSGRSNSSSREDSKGRATHRLERCEAPEREEQEQQAEVPEPTPTSEGTSRDVTTVTLLLRVPPGDTPSPPASPDSSPTTTSPEPPLEPAEAQCPVAEALDSPEPPSSPPRATSSEPQEPPAAPSTEGQVVNKLLPGPTEPPAAQGPTKGPSDTKRADLAGPRPCQRSLSVLSPRQPAQNREPTPLASGPSPFQRAGSVRDRVRKFTSDSPMAAGLQDGPPRAALSSSTPARLLGPSLISTTPASSSSSSSRGPSDTSSRFSKEQRGTAQPLAQLQSCRREEGPGGRGLAARPLENRAGGPVARSEEASAPLPVAVGTAEPGASMKTTFTIEIKDGRGQASTGRVLLPTGNQRAELTLGLRAPPTLLSTSSGGKSTITHISSPGTLAQLGGVTHVTSFSHASPGSRGGYSIKMEPEPAEPPSAAVEVANGTKQTQVDKAPERRSPLRAEELMTIEDESVLDKMLDQTTDFEERKLIRAALRELRQRKRDQRDKERERRLQEARARPGEGRGNTATETTTRHSQRAADGSAVSTVTKTERVVHSNDGKQTARTTTVESSFVRRSENGGGSTMVQTKTFSSSSSKKMGSIFDREDEASPRPGSLAALEKRQAEKKKELMKAQSLPKTSASQARKAMIEKLEKEGAAGSPGGPRAAVQRSTSFGVPNANSIKQMLLDWCRAKTRGYEHVDIQNFSSSWSDGMAFCALVHNFFPEAFDYGQLSPQNRRQNFEVAFSSAEMLVDCVPLVEVDDMMIMGKKPDPKCVFTYVQSLYNHLRRHELRLRGKNV; from the exons TTGGAGGTCACAGTGGATCTGGCAGAGCGGCGGCGCATCCGCTCGGCCATCCGGGAGTTGCAGCGGCAGGAGCTGGAGCGTGAGGAGGAGGCCCTGGCATCCAAGCGCTTCCGTGCAGAGCGGCAGGACAACAAGGAGAACTGGCTGCA CTCTCAGCAGCGGGAGGCCGAGCAGCGGGCTGCTCTGGCACAGCTGGCGGGGCAGCTGGAGTCCATGAGTGATGTGGAGGAGCTGACAGCACTG CTGCGAGGTGCTGGTGAGTATGAGGAACGCAAGCTGATCCGAGCTGCCATCCGCCGTGTCCGGGCCCAGGAGATTGAGG ctGCCACCTTGGCTGGGAGGTTGTACAGCGGGCGTTCCAACAGCAGCTCAAGAGAGGACAGCAAGGGGCGAGCAACACACAGGCTGGAACGGTGTGAG GCGCCGGAGCGAGAGGAACAGGAACAGCAGGCAGAGGTCCCAGAGCCAACCCCAACCTCTGAAGGCACCAGCCGGGATGTGACCACAGTGACACTCCTGCTGAGGGTCCCACCTGGGGACACACCCAGTCCACCTGCCTCACCCGACAGCTCACCCACCACTACCTCTCCTGAACCTCCACTGGAGCCTGCTGAGGCCCAGTGCCCTGTCGCTGAGGCTCTGGACAGCCCTGAGCCACCCTCCAGCCCACCCAGGGCCACCAGCTCTGAGCCCCAGGAGCCACCAGCGGCCCCCAGCACTGAGGGGCAGGTAGTCAACAAG CTCCTGCCTGGCCCCACAGAGCCCCCTGCTGCCCAAGGCCCCACCAAAGGTCCCTCCGACACAAAGAGAGCAG ACCTGGCTGGACCCCGTCCCTGCCAACGCTCCCTGTCTGTGCTTAGCCCCCGCCAGCCAGCCCAGAACCGAG AACCCACCCCCCTTGCCAGCGGACCTTCCCCGTTCCAGCGGGCTGGCTCCGTGCGGGATCGCGTACGCAAATTCACATCTGATTCTCCTATGGCTGCTGGGCTCCAGGATGGCCCACCCCGGGCGGCCTTAAGTTCTTCGACCCCCGCAaggctcctgggcccctccctcaTCAGcaccacccctgcctcctcctccagcagctcctCACGGGGCCCAAGTGACACCTCCTCCCGGTTCAGCAAGGAACAGCGAGGAacagcccagcccctggcccagctTCAGAGCTGCCGACGGGAGGAGGGCCCCGGGGGGCGGGGCTTGGCTGCCAGGCCCCTTGAAAACAGAGCAGGGGGGCCCGTGGCCCGCTCAGAGGAGGCCAGTGCCCCACTGCCCGTGGCCGTCGGCACTGCCGAACCAGGGGCCAGTATGAAGACCACATTTACCATCGAGATCAAGGATGGCCGAGGCCAGGCCTCCACGGGCCGGGTGCTGCTGCCCACAGGCAACCAGAGGGCAG AACTGACGCTGGGGCTGCGGGCGCCCCCCACCCTCCTCAGCACCAGCAGTGGGGGCAAGAGCACCATCACCCATATCAGCAGCCCTGGGACCCTGGCCCAGCTAGGCGGTGTCACTCACGTCACCAGCTTCAGCCATGCCTCCCCTGGTAGCCGGGGAGGCTACAGCATTAAG atGGAGCCAGAGCCAGCAGAGCCCCCATCTGCAGCAGTGGAAGTAGCCAATGGCACCAAGCAGACCCAAGTGGACAAAGCACCAGAGAGGCGGAGCCCACTGCGTGCTGAGGAGTTGATGACCATTGAGGATGAGAGTGTCCTGGACAAGATG CTGGATCAAACTACAGACTTTGAGGAGCGGAAGCTCATCCGGGCTGCACTACGTGAGCTCCGACAAAGGAAGAGAG ACCAGCGGGACAAGGAACGAGAACGGCGGCTACAAGAGGCACGGGCCCGGCCAGGGGAGGGCCGTGGCAACACAGCCACTGAAACCACCACGCGGCACAGCCAGCGGGCAGCCGACGGCTCAGCTGTCAGCACTGTCACCAAGACTGAGCGGGTCGTCCACTCCA ATGATGGCAAACAGACGGCCCGCACCACCACCGTGGAGTCCAGTTTCGTGAGGCGCTCGGAGA ATGGTGGCGGCAGCACCATGGTGCAAACCAAGACCTTCTCCTCCTCATCATCCAAGAAGATGGGCAG TATCTTCGACCGCGAGGATGAGGCCAGCCCGCGGCCCGGCAGCCTGGCGGCGCTCGAGAAGCGCCAGgcggaaaagaagaaagagctgaTGAAGGCGCAGAGCCTGCCCAAGACCTCGGCCTCCCAGGCGCGCAAGGCCATGATTGAGAAGCTGGAGAAGGAGGGCGCCGCGGG CAGCCCTGGCGGACCCCGCGCAGCCGTGCAGCGCTCCACCAGCTTCGGGGTCCCCAACGCCAACAGCATCAAGCAGATGTTGCTGGACTGGTGCCGAGCCAAGACGCGTGGCTATGAG CACGTGGACATCCAGAACTTCTCCTCGAGTTGGAGTGATGGGATGGCTTTCTGTGCCCTGGTGCACAACTTCTTCCCTGAGGCCTTTGACTACGGGCAGCTCAGCCCGCAGAACCGGCGCCAGAACTTCGAGGTGGCCTTCTCATCCGCCGA GATGCTGGTGGACTGCGTGCCCCTGGTGGAGGTGGATGACATGATGATCATGGGCAAGAAGCCCGACCCCAAGTGCGTCTTCACCTATGTGCAGTCGCTCTACAACCACCTGCGGCGCCACGAGCTGCGCCTGCGCGGCAAGAATGTCtag
- the SMTN gene encoding smoothelin isoform X4 yields the protein MADEALAGLDEGALRKLLEVTVDLAERRRIRSAIRELQRQELEREEEALASKRFRAERQDNKENWLHSQQREAEQRAALAQLAGQLESMSDVEELTALLRGAGEYEERKLIRAAIRRVRAQEIEAATLAGRLYSGRSNSSSREDSKGRATHRLERCEAPEREEQEQQAEVPEPTPTSEGTSRDVTTVTLLLRVPPGDTPSPPASPDSSPTTTSPEPPLEPAEAQCPVAEALDSPEPPSSPPRATSSEPQEPPAAPSTEGQVVNKLLPGPTEPPAAQGPTKGPSDTKRADLAGPRPCQRSLSVLSPRQPAQNREPTPLASGPSPFQRAGSVRDRVRKFTSDSPMAAGLQDGPPRAALSSSTPARLLGPSLISTTPASSSSSSSRGPSDTSSRFSKEQRGTAQPLAQLQSCRREEGPGGRGLAARPLENRAGGPVARSEEASAPLPVAVGTAEPGASMKTTFTIEIKDGRGQASTGRVLLPTGNQRAELTLGLRAPPTLLSTSSGGKSTITHISSPGTLAQLGGVTHVTSFSHASPGSRGGYSIKMEPEPAEPPSAAVEVANGTKQTQVDKAPERRSPLRAEELMTIEDESVLDKMLDQTTDFEERKLIRAALRELRQRKRDGGGSTMVQTKTFSSSSSKKMGSIFDREDEASPRPGSLAALEKRQAEKKKELMKAQSLPKTSASQARKAMIEKLEKEGAAGSPGGPRAAVQRSTSFGVPNANSIKQMLLDWCRAKTRGYEHVDIQNFSSSWSDGMAFCALVHNFFPEAFDYGQLSPQNRRQNFEVAFSSAETHADCPQLLDTEDMVRLREPDWKCVYTYLQEFYRCLVQKGLVKTKKP from the exons TTGGAGGTCACAGTGGATCTGGCAGAGCGGCGGCGCATCCGCTCGGCCATCCGGGAGTTGCAGCGGCAGGAGCTGGAGCGTGAGGAGGAGGCCCTGGCATCCAAGCGCTTCCGTGCAGAGCGGCAGGACAACAAGGAGAACTGGCTGCA CTCTCAGCAGCGGGAGGCCGAGCAGCGGGCTGCTCTGGCACAGCTGGCGGGGCAGCTGGAGTCCATGAGTGATGTGGAGGAGCTGACAGCACTG CTGCGAGGTGCTGGTGAGTATGAGGAACGCAAGCTGATCCGAGCTGCCATCCGCCGTGTCCGGGCCCAGGAGATTGAGG ctGCCACCTTGGCTGGGAGGTTGTACAGCGGGCGTTCCAACAGCAGCTCAAGAGAGGACAGCAAGGGGCGAGCAACACACAGGCTGGAACGGTGTGAG GCGCCGGAGCGAGAGGAACAGGAACAGCAGGCAGAGGTCCCAGAGCCAACCCCAACCTCTGAAGGCACCAGCCGGGATGTGACCACAGTGACACTCCTGCTGAGGGTCCCACCTGGGGACACACCCAGTCCACCTGCCTCACCCGACAGCTCACCCACCACTACCTCTCCTGAACCTCCACTGGAGCCTGCTGAGGCCCAGTGCCCTGTCGCTGAGGCTCTGGACAGCCCTGAGCCACCCTCCAGCCCACCCAGGGCCACCAGCTCTGAGCCCCAGGAGCCACCAGCGGCCCCCAGCACTGAGGGGCAGGTAGTCAACAAG CTCCTGCCTGGCCCCACAGAGCCCCCTGCTGCCCAAGGCCCCACCAAAGGTCCCTCCGACACAAAGAGAGCAG ACCTGGCTGGACCCCGTCCCTGCCAACGCTCCCTGTCTGTGCTTAGCCCCCGCCAGCCAGCCCAGAACCGAG AACCCACCCCCCTTGCCAGCGGACCTTCCCCGTTCCAGCGGGCTGGCTCCGTGCGGGATCGCGTACGCAAATTCACATCTGATTCTCCTATGGCTGCTGGGCTCCAGGATGGCCCACCCCGGGCGGCCTTAAGTTCTTCGACCCCCGCAaggctcctgggcccctccctcaTCAGcaccacccctgcctcctcctccagcagctcctCACGGGGCCCAAGTGACACCTCCTCCCGGTTCAGCAAGGAACAGCGAGGAacagcccagcccctggcccagctTCAGAGCTGCCGACGGGAGGAGGGCCCCGGGGGGCGGGGCTTGGCTGCCAGGCCCCTTGAAAACAGAGCAGGGGGGCCCGTGGCCCGCTCAGAGGAGGCCAGTGCCCCACTGCCCGTGGCCGTCGGCACTGCCGAACCAGGGGCCAGTATGAAGACCACATTTACCATCGAGATCAAGGATGGCCGAGGCCAGGCCTCCACGGGCCGGGTGCTGCTGCCCACAGGCAACCAGAGGGCAG AACTGACGCTGGGGCTGCGGGCGCCCCCCACCCTCCTCAGCACCAGCAGTGGGGGCAAGAGCACCATCACCCATATCAGCAGCCCTGGGACCCTGGCCCAGCTAGGCGGTGTCACTCACGTCACCAGCTTCAGCCATGCCTCCCCTGGTAGCCGGGGAGGCTACAGCATTAAG atGGAGCCAGAGCCAGCAGAGCCCCCATCTGCAGCAGTGGAAGTAGCCAATGGCACCAAGCAGACCCAAGTGGACAAAGCACCAGAGAGGCGGAGCCCACTGCGTGCTGAGGAGTTGATGACCATTGAGGATGAGAGTGTCCTGGACAAGATG CTGGATCAAACTACAGACTTTGAGGAGCGGAAGCTCATCCGGGCTGCACTACGTGAGCTCCGACAAAGGAAGAGAG ATGGTGGCGGCAGCACCATGGTGCAAACCAAGACCTTCTCCTCCTCATCATCCAAGAAGATGGGCAG TATCTTCGACCGCGAGGATGAGGCCAGCCCGCGGCCCGGCAGCCTGGCGGCGCTCGAGAAGCGCCAGgcggaaaagaagaaagagctgaTGAAGGCGCAGAGCCTGCCCAAGACCTCGGCCTCCCAGGCGCGCAAGGCCATGATTGAGAAGCTGGAGAAGGAGGGCGCCGCGGG CAGCCCTGGCGGACCCCGCGCAGCCGTGCAGCGCTCCACCAGCTTCGGGGTCCCCAACGCCAACAGCATCAAGCAGATGTTGCTGGACTGGTGCCGAGCCAAGACGCGTGGCTATGAG CACGTGGACATCCAGAACTTCTCCTCGAGTTGGAGTGATGGGATGGCTTTCTGTGCCCTGGTGCACAACTTCTTCCCTGAGGCCTTTGACTACGGGCAGCTCAGCCCGCAGAACCGGCGCCAGAACTTCGAGGTGGCCTTCTCATCCGCCGA gACCCATGCGGACTGCCCGCAGCTCCTGGACACAGAGGACATGGTGCGGCTTCGAGAGCCTGACTGGAAGTGCGTGTACACGTACCTCCAGGAGTTCTACCGCTGTCTGGTCCAGAAGGGGCTGGTAAAAACCAAAAAGCCCTAA
- the SMTN gene encoding smoothelin isoform X3: MADEALAGLDEGALRKLLEVTVDLAERRRIRSAIRELQRQELEREEEALASKRFRAERQDNKENWLHSQQREAEQRAALAQLAGQLESMSDVEELTALLRGAGEYEERKLIRAAIRRVRAQEIEAATLAGRLYSGRSNSSSREDSKGRATHRLERCEAPEREEQEQQAEVPEPTPTSEGTSRDVTTVTLLLRVPPGDTPSPPASPDSSPTTTSPEPPLEPAEAQCPVAEALDSPEPPSSPPRATSSEPQEPPAAPSTEGQVVNKLLPGPTEPPAAQGPTKGPSDTKRADLAGPRPCQRSLSVLSPRQPAQNREPTPLASGPSPFQRAGSVRDRVRKFTSDSPMAAGLQDGPPRAALSSSTPARLLGPSLISTTPASSSSSSSRGPSDTSSRFSKEQRGTAQPLAQLQSCRREEGPGGRGLAARPLENRAGGPVARSEEASAPLPVAVGTAEPGASMKTTFTIEIKDGRGQASTGRVLLPTGNQRAELTLGLRAPPTLLSTSSGGKSTITHISSPGTLAQLGGVTHVTSFSHASPGSRGGYSIKMEPEPAEPPSAAVEVANGTKQTQVDKAPERRSPLRAEELMTIEDESVLDKMLDQTTDFEERKLIRAALRELRQRKRDGGGSTMVQTKTFSSSSSKKMGSIFDREDEASPRPGSLAALEKRQAEKKKELMKAQSLPKTSASQARKAMIEKLEKEGAAGSPGGPRAAVQRSTSFGVPNANSIKQMLLDWCRAKTRGYEHVDIQNFSSSWSDGMAFCALVHNFFPEAFDYGQLSPQNRRQNFEVAFSSAEMLVDCVPLVEVDDMMIMGKKPDPKCVFTYVQSLYNHLRRHELRLRGKNV; this comes from the exons TTGGAGGTCACAGTGGATCTGGCAGAGCGGCGGCGCATCCGCTCGGCCATCCGGGAGTTGCAGCGGCAGGAGCTGGAGCGTGAGGAGGAGGCCCTGGCATCCAAGCGCTTCCGTGCAGAGCGGCAGGACAACAAGGAGAACTGGCTGCA CTCTCAGCAGCGGGAGGCCGAGCAGCGGGCTGCTCTGGCACAGCTGGCGGGGCAGCTGGAGTCCATGAGTGATGTGGAGGAGCTGACAGCACTG CTGCGAGGTGCTGGTGAGTATGAGGAACGCAAGCTGATCCGAGCTGCCATCCGCCGTGTCCGGGCCCAGGAGATTGAGG ctGCCACCTTGGCTGGGAGGTTGTACAGCGGGCGTTCCAACAGCAGCTCAAGAGAGGACAGCAAGGGGCGAGCAACACACAGGCTGGAACGGTGTGAG GCGCCGGAGCGAGAGGAACAGGAACAGCAGGCAGAGGTCCCAGAGCCAACCCCAACCTCTGAAGGCACCAGCCGGGATGTGACCACAGTGACACTCCTGCTGAGGGTCCCACCTGGGGACACACCCAGTCCACCTGCCTCACCCGACAGCTCACCCACCACTACCTCTCCTGAACCTCCACTGGAGCCTGCTGAGGCCCAGTGCCCTGTCGCTGAGGCTCTGGACAGCCCTGAGCCACCCTCCAGCCCACCCAGGGCCACCAGCTCTGAGCCCCAGGAGCCACCAGCGGCCCCCAGCACTGAGGGGCAGGTAGTCAACAAG CTCCTGCCTGGCCCCACAGAGCCCCCTGCTGCCCAAGGCCCCACCAAAGGTCCCTCCGACACAAAGAGAGCAG ACCTGGCTGGACCCCGTCCCTGCCAACGCTCCCTGTCTGTGCTTAGCCCCCGCCAGCCAGCCCAGAACCGAG AACCCACCCCCCTTGCCAGCGGACCTTCCCCGTTCCAGCGGGCTGGCTCCGTGCGGGATCGCGTACGCAAATTCACATCTGATTCTCCTATGGCTGCTGGGCTCCAGGATGGCCCACCCCGGGCGGCCTTAAGTTCTTCGACCCCCGCAaggctcctgggcccctccctcaTCAGcaccacccctgcctcctcctccagcagctcctCACGGGGCCCAAGTGACACCTCCTCCCGGTTCAGCAAGGAACAGCGAGGAacagcccagcccctggcccagctTCAGAGCTGCCGACGGGAGGAGGGCCCCGGGGGGCGGGGCTTGGCTGCCAGGCCCCTTGAAAACAGAGCAGGGGGGCCCGTGGCCCGCTCAGAGGAGGCCAGTGCCCCACTGCCCGTGGCCGTCGGCACTGCCGAACCAGGGGCCAGTATGAAGACCACATTTACCATCGAGATCAAGGATGGCCGAGGCCAGGCCTCCACGGGCCGGGTGCTGCTGCCCACAGGCAACCAGAGGGCAG AACTGACGCTGGGGCTGCGGGCGCCCCCCACCCTCCTCAGCACCAGCAGTGGGGGCAAGAGCACCATCACCCATATCAGCAGCCCTGGGACCCTGGCCCAGCTAGGCGGTGTCACTCACGTCACCAGCTTCAGCCATGCCTCCCCTGGTAGCCGGGGAGGCTACAGCATTAAG atGGAGCCAGAGCCAGCAGAGCCCCCATCTGCAGCAGTGGAAGTAGCCAATGGCACCAAGCAGACCCAAGTGGACAAAGCACCAGAGAGGCGGAGCCCACTGCGTGCTGAGGAGTTGATGACCATTGAGGATGAGAGTGTCCTGGACAAGATG CTGGATCAAACTACAGACTTTGAGGAGCGGAAGCTCATCCGGGCTGCACTACGTGAGCTCCGACAAAGGAAGAGAG ATGGTGGCGGCAGCACCATGGTGCAAACCAAGACCTTCTCCTCCTCATCATCCAAGAAGATGGGCAG TATCTTCGACCGCGAGGATGAGGCCAGCCCGCGGCCCGGCAGCCTGGCGGCGCTCGAGAAGCGCCAGgcggaaaagaagaaagagctgaTGAAGGCGCAGAGCCTGCCCAAGACCTCGGCCTCCCAGGCGCGCAAGGCCATGATTGAGAAGCTGGAGAAGGAGGGCGCCGCGGG CAGCCCTGGCGGACCCCGCGCAGCCGTGCAGCGCTCCACCAGCTTCGGGGTCCCCAACGCCAACAGCATCAAGCAGATGTTGCTGGACTGGTGCCGAGCCAAGACGCGTGGCTATGAG CACGTGGACATCCAGAACTTCTCCTCGAGTTGGAGTGATGGGATGGCTTTCTGTGCCCTGGTGCACAACTTCTTCCCTGAGGCCTTTGACTACGGGCAGCTCAGCCCGCAGAACCGGCGCCAGAACTTCGAGGTGGCCTTCTCATCCGCCGA GATGCTGGTGGACTGCGTGCCCCTGGTGGAGGTGGATGACATGATGATCATGGGCAAGAAGCCCGACCCCAAGTGCGTCTTCACCTATGTGCAGTCGCTCTACAACCACCTGCGGCGCCACGAGCTGCGCCTGCGCGGCAAGAATGTCtag